CGCGGCCACCTCGACGCGTACGCGGTCGCGGACGTCCTCGTCCCCGAACTCATGAGCTCCCCCGTCTGGATCCCGGAGCTGGAGGCCGAGGCCCTCCCCCTCCAGCGGATCTTCCTCGCCGAGAAGTGGATCGTGGCCCGGCTCCACTACGGCCACGTGGACCCGCGCGAGGCCGGCAGCGGCAACATCGTCAACTGCGGCGCCGCGATGTACATGGCCCCGGTCGGGCTCGTCAACGCCGCCCACCCGGCGGCCGCCTACGCCGAGGCCCTCGACGTCGCGGGCGCGCACCAGTCCTCGTACGGCCGGGAGGCGGCGGGCGTGTTCGCGGCGGCGGTCGCGGCGGCCTGCGCGCCGGGCGCCACTCCCTCCTCGGTCGTCGGGACGGCCCTCTCCCTCGCGAAGGACGGCACCCGGTCGGCGATCGAGGCGGTCGCCGAAGTGGCCGTCCGCCACACGGACTTCGAGTCCGCGCTCGCCCCCCTCCGCAAGGCCGTGGCCCCCTTCGACTCGGTCGGCCCCGACTACCGCTCCCCCTCGCTCGGTGCCCGCCGCCCCTCCCGGCTCCACGCGATCGAGGAGCTGCCGGTCGCCCTGGGCATGCTGCTCGTCGGCGAGGGCGACTTCCGCCGTACGGTTCTCGGCGCCGTCAACTACGGGCGCGACTGCGACTCGATCGCCACGATGGCGGGCGCGATCGTGGGCGCCCTGCACGGCGAGTCCGCCGTTCCCGCCGACTGGGCGAAACGGGTCGCGGAGGCAAGCCGGCTCGACCTGCACGCCCCGGCGACCGCGCTGGCCCGGGTGACCCGCGAGGTCTTCGCCCGGGACGTGGAGCTGCGCCGGGCGCACGAGGCGGCTTTCGCGACGCTGACGAGCGCCGACCGGTGAACCTCCGGCTGACCTGGGTGCAGCCTGAGGACCTGGTGGGCCACGAGCTCCGCCAGGCGGCGGAGGACGGCCGCGACACCCACGCGATCGCCATCCGCTGGTACGCGGCGGGCGGCCCGCCGGCCCCGAAGACGGCCGGCGCCTCTACCGCGCCCCGCCCGGACCTCCGCCCCCTGGCGGAGGAACTCCTGGACGCCTTGGCGTCCCTCCCCGCACCCCTGGCGGGGGACGAACCGACTCCCCTCCCCGAGATCCAGGCCCTGACGACACCCCACCCCCCGCGCGAAGCGCCGGGCCCCCGGGGGCTCGGGGGCGGAGCCCCCGGTCTCGTCAGAGTTTCGGGAAGGGGCGGGGCGGGGGAAACCCACGCCCTGCGCGACCGTCTGCACGCCGCCTGGCTCGGGCGGGCCGTCGGGTGTCTGCTCGGCAAGCCCGTCGAGAAGCTCCCCCTCCCCGCCATCCGGGCCCTCGCCCGCGCCACCGGCAACTGGCCCCTCTCCACCTGGTTCACCGCCCGCGGCGTCCCCCCGGAACTGCTCGCCGCCCACCCCTGGAACCGCCGCTCCGCCTCCACCTCCCTCGCCGAGAACATCGACGGGATGCCCGAGGACGACGACCTCAACTACCCCCTCCTCAACCTCCTGCTGCTCCAGCGGTACGGCCGCGACTTCACCACCGCCGACGTCGCCCGCCTCTGGCTCGACGAACTCCCCGCCGGCCGCACCTTCACGGCCGAGCGCGTCGCCTACCGCAACCTCCTCGACGGCGTCGAACCCCCGCTCACCGCCGTCCACCGCAACCCCTTCCGCGAGTGGATCGGCGCCCAGATCCGGGCGGACGTCCACGGCTGGACCCACCCCGGCGCCCCGGTCACCGCCGCCGCCCAGGCCCACCGCGACGCGGCCCTCACCCACACCGCCAACGGGATCTACGGCGCCATGTTCGTCGCCGCCACCCTCGCCACCGCCGCGACCGGCACCGCCGACGTCCACCGGTCGCTCGCCGCCGGACTCGGGGTGGTCCCGCCCCGCTCCCGTCTCGCCCGGGCCGTACGCCTGGGTATCGCCGCCGCCCGCGAGGACCGCGACTTCGACGCCGTCGTCGACCGGCTGCACGCCGCGCTCGGCGGGTACCACTGGGTCCATGCCGTCCCCAACGCCGCCCTGCTCGCCGCCGCCCTCACCCACGGCGACGGCGACTTCTCGCGCTCCGTCTGCGCGGCGGTCTCGGGCGGCTGGGACACCGACTCCAACGGCGCCACCGCCGGTTCGGTCGCCGGGCTGCTCACCGGCCACCCCGACCGGCTGCCCGACTGCTGGACCACCCCCCTCAAGAACCGTCTCGCGACCTCGATCCCGTCCTTCGACGGCATCGGCTTCGACACCCTGGCCGACCTGACACTCCTGGAGGCAGTACGCCCATGACCGGCATCGTCGTACTCGGCAGCACGAACATGGACCTCGTCGCCTACGTATCGAGGGCTCCGGCCCGCGGGGAGACGGTCACCGGCCGCGCGTTCCGGACGATCCCCGGCGGGAAGGGCGCGAACCAGGCCGTCGCCGCCGCCCGCTCCGGCGCCGAGGTGGCGATGATCGGCGCGGTCGGCGCGGACGACTTCGGCGCACGCCTCCGGGCCAACCTGGAGCACTGCGCCGTCGACACCGATCTCCTGCGCACCGCCGAAGGCCCCTCCGGAACCGCCCACATCGTCGTCGACGACGAGGGCGGCAACGCGATCGTCGTCGTCCCCGGCGCCAACGCCACCGTCGTCTCCCTCAGCCACGGCGACGAGGCCCTCATCGGCACCGCCGACATCCTCCTCCTCCAGCTCGAACTCCCCCTCTCCGTCGTCACCGAGGGCGCCGCGACCGCCCGCCGCCTCGGCGTCCGCACCGTCCTCACCCCCGCCCCCGCCCGGCCGCTCCCTCCCGAACTCCTCGCCTCCACCGACCTGCTCGTCCCCAACGAGCACGAGGCCGCCACGCTCACCGGACTCACCGACCCGCGCGCCGCCGCCGAGGCCCTGCTCCGGGACGTCCCCGAGGTCGTCATCACCCTGGGCGCGGCCGGCTGCCTGTACGTGTCCCGGGGCGCCGAACCGGTGACCGTGCCCGCCCCCCGCGTCACGGCCGTGGACACCACCGCCGCCGGCGACACGTTCGTCGGCGCCCTCGCGGTGGCCCTCGGCGAGGGCCGCCCCGTCCCCGAGGCGCTCGCCTGGGCGCAGACCGCCGCCGCGCTCTCCGTCCAGCGCGAGGGCGCGACGACCTCGATGCCGTACCGGACCGAGATCGAGGCGGCCTTCGGCTCCCTCGACGACCTGGAGGCCGACCCCGCATGACGACCACCCCGCACGCCACCGCCCCCGCCGCTCCCCCCGCGCCTCCCCTCCACGGACTGCGCGTCCTGGACCTCGCGACCCTCTTCGCCGGCCCGCTCGCCGCCACGATGCTCGGCGACTTCGGTGCCGACGTCGTCAAGGTCGAGCACCCCCGCAAGCCCGACCCGTCCCGTGGCCACGGCCCCGCCAAGGACGGCATCGGCCTGTGGTGGAAGGTCCTCGGCCGGAACAAGCGGGCGATCACCCTCGATCTCTCCGCACCGGGCGGCCGTGACACCCTCCTCGGGCTCGCCGCCGAAGCCGACGTGATCGTGGAGAACTTCCGCCCCGGCACCCTGGAACGCTGGGGCCTGGGCTGGGAGGAGCTCTCCACCGTCAACCCGCGCCTGGTCCTCGCCCGGGTCACCGGCTTCGGCCAGTTCGGCCCGTACGCCCACCGCCCCGGCTTCGGCACCCTCGCCGAGGCGATGAGCGGCTTCGCCGCCATCACCGGCGAACCCGACGGCCCGCCCACCCTGCCCCCCTTCGGCCTTGCCGACTCGATCGCCGCCCTCGCCACCGCGTACGCGGTGATGACCGCGCTCACCGCGAGGACCACGACCGGCCGCGGCCAGGTCGTCGACATGGCGATCATCGAACCGATGCTCTCCGTCATCGGACCCCACTCCCTCTGGTACGACCAGCTCGGTTACGTCCAGCCCCGCACCGGCAACCGCTCCCGCAACAACGCCCCGCGCAACACCTACCGGACCGCCGACGGCTCCTGGGTCGCCGTCTCCACCTCCGCCCAGTCGATCGCCGAGCGCGTCCTGCGTCTCGTCGGCCGCCCCGAGCTCGTCGACGAGCCGTGGTTCGCCGACGGCACGGGCCGGGCCGAGCACACGGAGGTCCTGGACGAGGCGGTCGGCGGCTGGATCGCCCGCCACACCCGCGACGAGGCCATGGCCGCCTTCGAGAAGGCCGAGGCCGCCATCGCCCCGGTCTACGACGTCCGGGACGTCCTCGACGATCCGCAGTTCCAGGCGCTCGGCACCGTCACCGAGGTCCAGGACCCGGAACTCGGCCCGATCAAGATGCAGAACGTGCTCTTCCGGCTCTCCGAGACCCCCGGGGCGATCCGCTGGCCCGGCCGCCCGCACGGCGCCGACACCACCGACGTCCTCACCGAGCTCGGCCTCAGCCCCGCCGAGATCGACGCCCTCCGCGCCCAGGGAGCGGTATGAACGATATGCAGCGCCTGCGCACACCCCTCACCTGGCTGTACGCCCCCGGCGACCGCCCCGAGGTCGTGTCCAAGGCCCTGTCCTCCGGCGCCGACGTCGTCATCGTCGACCTGGAGGACGCCGTCGCCCCGCACCGCAAGGCGTACGCCCTCGCCGCCACCGTCGATCTGCTCGCCGACGCCCACCCCGTCCCGGTGCACGTCCGCGTCCACACCCCGCACGACATCCCCACCCTGGCCCCCCTCCCCGGCCTCTGCGGTCTCCGTGTACCCAAGGTGACACACGCCACTGACATCCACCGGATCGTCGCACTCGCCCCCGGTCTCGCCCTCTACCCGCTCCTGGAGAACGCCCTCGCCGTGGAGCACGCGTTCGCCATCGCCACCGCCCACCCCGCCGTGCGCGGCATCGCGCTCGGCGAGGCCGACCTCCGCGCCGACCTGGGCGTACGGGACGACAGCGGCCTCGACTGGCCGCGCAGCCGCGTGGTGGTCGCCGCCCGCGCGGCCGCCCTGCCGCCCCCCGCCCAGTCGGTCCACCCCGACATCGGCGACCTCGACGCGCTGGCCGCCGGCTGCGCCCGGGGCCGGGCGATGGGCTTCCTCGGCCGGGCCGCCATCCACCCCCGCCAGCTCCCGGTCATCGAGCGGTCCTACCTCCCCACCCCGGAGGAGGTCGACGCGGCGCGGGAGGTCGTCGCGGCCGCCGGGACCGGCGACCGGGGCGCCCTGGCCCTCCCCGACGGCCGCTTCGTCGACGCGGCCGTGGTGGAGGGCGCCCACCGGGTCCTCGCCCTGGCCGCGCGGACGGCCTGACCCCCGGCACGCGAAAGGGCCGCCGGAACCTCGCGGTCCCGGCGGCCCTTCGACGACGGAGGATCAGCCCTTGGCGGCCGACCCGGCGCCGTTGTCGGCACCGTGATCCACGTCCGTATCCGTATCCGTGTCGGCGTCCGCATCCGCGTCCGCGGCGGCGTCCTCGGGCTCACCGTCGACGACGACGTCGTCAGCCTCGTCGGCCTTCTCGGCCACCTCGGCCTTGTCGGCCTTCTCGGCCTGGGGCTCGACGATCTCCTCGCGGCCCGGCCGGATCCGCGCCGAGATCACGATGTAGGTCACCGCGAGCACGAAGACGATGATCGCCGTCCACACGTTCAGCCGCAGGCCGAGGATGTGGTGCGCCTCGTCGACACGCATGTACTCGATCCAGGCGCGGCCCGCGCAGTACGCGGCGACGTAGAGCGCGAAGGCGCGCCCGTGGCCGAGCTTGAAGCGGCGGTCGGCCCAGACGACCAGGACGGCGACGCCGACGCACCAGAGCGACTCGTACAGGAAGGTCGGGTGGTAGTACCCGGCCTCTCGGTTCGCGCTCTCGGTGATCTTCAGGGCCCAGGGCAGATCGGTCTCCCGGCCGTAGAGCTCCTGGTTGAACCAGTTGCCCCAGCGGCCGATGGCCTGGGCGAGGGCGATACCGGGCGCGATGGCGTCCGCGTACGCCGGGAGCGGGATGCCCCGTCGACGACAGCCGATCCAGGCACCCACCGCGCCGAGCGCGATGGCGCCCCAGATACCGAGGCCGCCCTCCCAGATCTTGAAGGCGTCGACCCAGTTCTCACCCTCGCTGAAGTACAGCTGGTAGTCGGTGATCACGTGGTAGAGGCGTCCGCCGACGAGGCCGAAGGGCACCGCCCAGACGGCGATGTCGGCCACGGTGCCGGCAGTGCCGCCCCGGGCGATCCAGCGCTTGTTGCCGTACCAGACGGCGACGAAGACACCGATGATGATGCAGAAGGCATAGCCGCGCAGCGGGATCGGTCCGAGGTTGATCACGCCGGTCGACGGGCTGGGAATATAGGCAAGGTCCATGGCAGGACCGACGCTACCTTGCCGGGCGGGCGTGACGGCAGCCCACCCGGCAACGTATGGGTAACTAACCCGCCGAGGGAGCCGAGGGAGAGGCCGTCCCGGCCTTCTTGCCCTTGTTGGCCTCGGCGACCCACTTCTTCAGGTTCTCCGGGGAGATCTGCTCGTCCCCCTTCGTCGGGAAGATCGATTCGCCGTTGAGGAGGACGGACGGCGTGCCGCGGAAGCCGCCGCTCTGGAAGGCCTCGTTCGACTTCCCCACCCAGCTGTCGTGCGTGCCGTCCTCGACGCAGCTGCGGAAGGCGGGCGTGTCGAGGCCCGGCACCTTCGCCGCCAGTTCGAGGAGCTTGGCGTTGTTCCCGAAGGCGTCGTCCGTCTCCGGCGGCTGGTTGATGTAGAGCGTGTCGTGGTACGCGGTGAACTTCCCCGCGTCCTGGGCGCACGCGGCCGCGTTCGCCGCGCGCAGCGAGCCGCTGCCGCCCATGTTCCCGTCGATGAGGGTGGCGAGGTGGTACTCGGTCTTGAGCGCGCCGGACGCCTCCAGCTCGTGGATGGCGTCCCGCATGACGTTCTCGAACTGGGCGCACGCCGGGCAGCGGAAGTCCTCCCAGATCGCCAGCGTCGACGGGGCGTCCGACGTGCCCGTGGGGATGGCGGGCTTGTCGCCCTCGATGGATCCCGTCGGCGCGACCACCGGGCCCGCCTTGTCCGATCCGCCGTCGTCTCCGCTGTTCGCCGCGATCACCCCGACGACCGCGGCCAGGCCGAGGACGCCGACCACCGCCGCCGACACGATCAGGACGCGCCGCTGCTTCTCGCGGGCCTTGTCGCGCTCGCGCTGCTGCTGGAGGCGCTCCCGCGCGCTCCGGTTACCGTCACCACGGTTCTTCTCGCTCACGCCCACAGCAACGAACCGGGGAGGCACGTGCGTGCCTCCCCGGTTCCATATCCACCCGAATGGGCTACGAGACGCGGCGCACGCCCGCCGCGAGTTCGGCCGCCAGTTCCCTTACGGCGGCGAGCCCCGCGGCCTCGTCGCCGTCGGCGTCGAGGATCCGCTGGACGAAGGCGGAGCCGACGATGACGCCGTCGGCGAAGCCGGCGACCTCCTTGGCCTGGGTGGCGTTGGAGACGCCGAGGCCGACGCACACCGGGAGTTCGGAGGTGGCGCGGGTGCGGCGGACGAGGTCGGCGGCCTGCTCGCCGACGGACGCGCGGGTGCCCGTGACGCCCATGAGCGAGGCCGCGTAGACGAAGCCGGAGCCGGCCGCCGTGATGGTGGCGAGGCGTGCGTCCTTGCTGCTGGGCGCGACGACGAAGACGGTGGCGAGACCGTGCTTGTCGGCGTGCTCGCGCCAGAGCGCGGACTCCTGGACCGGCAGGTCGGGCAGGATGCAGCCCGCGCCGCCGGCCGCGGCGAGCTCCTCGGTGAAGCGCTCGACGCCGTACCGGTCGATCGGGTTCCAGTACGTCATCACGAGGACCGGCTTGCCGGTGGCCTCGTGGGCCTCCTTGACCGTCCGCATGACGTCGGCGATCTTGACGCCGCCCCTCAGGGCGATGTCGTCGGCGGTCTGGATGACCGGGCCGTCGAGGACCGGGTCGCTGTGCGGGAGACCGACCTCGACCACGTCCGCGCCGCCGTCGAAGGCGGCCTTGATGGCCGCGATGCCGCCGTCGACGGTCGGGAAGCCGGCCGGCAGGTAGGCGATGAGCGCGGCCCTGTCCTCGGCCTTGGCCTTGGCGAGGGTGTCGCCGAGCAGCTGGATGTTTCCGTTCGTCACTTGGAGCCCTCCCCGTCGTACAGGCCGAAGTAGCGGGCGGCCGTGTCCATGTCCTTGTCGCCGCGCCCCGAGAGGTTGACGAGGAGCAGGGCGTCCTTGCCGAGCTCCTTGCCGACCTCGATGGCGCCGGCGAGGGCGTGCGCCGACTCGATGGCCGGGATGATGCCCTCCGTACGGGAGAGCAGACGCAGGGCCTGCATGGCGGCGTCGTCGGTGACGGCGCGGTACTCGCCGCGCCCGCTGTCCTTGAGGTACGCGTGCTCGGGGCCGATGCCCGGGTAGTCGAGGCCTGCCGAGATCGAGTACGGCTCGGTGATCTGGCCCTCCTCGTCCTGGAGGACGTACGAGCGCGAACCGTGCAGGATGCCGGGCTCGCCGGCGGTCAGGGTGGCCGCGTGCTCGCCGGTCTCGACGCCGTGGCCGGCCGGCTCGCAGCCGATCAGGCGCACGTCCGCGTCCGGGACGAAGGCGTGGAAGAGGCCGATGGCGTTGGAGCCGCCGCCGACGCAGGCGATCGCCGCGTCGGGCAGGCGGCCCGCGCGCTCCAGGATCTGGCGGCGGGCCTCGACGCCGATGACCCGGTGGAAGTCGCGGACCATGGCGGGGAAGGGGTGCGGGCCGGCAACGGTACCGAACAGGTAGTGCGTCCTGTCCACGTTGGCGACCCAGTCGCGGAAGGCCTCGTTGATGGCGTCCTTGAGGGTGCGGCTGCCGGACTTCACGGCGACGACCTCGGCGCCGAGCATCCGCATCCGGGCCACGTTGAGGGCCTGGCGCTGGGTGTCGATCTCGCCCATGTAGATGGTGCAGTCGAGACCGAAGAGGGCGCAGGCGGTGGCGGTGGCCACGCCGTGCTGGCCGGCGCCGGTCTCGGCGATGACCCGCGTCTTGCCCATGCGCTTGGTCAGGAGGGCCTGGCCGAGCACGTTGTTGATCTTGTGCGAGCCGGTGTGGTTGAGATCCTCGCGCTTGAGGAAGATCCGGGCACCGCCGGCGTGCTCGGCGAACCGGGGCACCTCGGTGAGGGCGCTCGGGCGGCCGGTGTAGTTGACCATCAGGTCGTTGAGCTCGCGGGCGAACTCGGGGTCGGACTTGGCCTTGTCGTACTCGACGGCGACCTCGTCCACGGCGGCGACGAGGGCCTCCGGGATGAACTTGCCGCCATAGGCGCCGAAGTACCCCTCGGCGGTGGGAACCTGACCCTCCGGGTCCGGAATGAAGAACTCGCTGGACATGCGGATGCTCCTCGCGGGGCGGAATGCCCCGGATCGCGTGCGGTAGATGGTCACGGTATGCGCGCGACGCACTCACGTACGGCAACGCCGGGCCGCCGCCCGGCGCCCCGCCCGTTGTGGGCATACGTTCCGCAGGGGCGGAACGGGTGGGCACAACGGACGGCGCCCTTCGCCGGGCCCAGGCTTGCCGCGCCTGAACCCCCGCCCCTTGAAACGCCGCACTGCTGGTGCGGGTGCAGGCACAAGGGGCGGAGGCGCCCAAGAAGGCGCCGTCCCGTGTGCCCACCCGTCCCGCCCTGCGGGACGATTGCCCACACGGGGGTGGGCAGGGGGCGCGGGCGCGGCTCGGGGCCGGCTAAGCGTCGTACGTGAAGGTGCGCGCCGGGCGCGGGCGCCATCGCATGCCGTTGACCTGGCCGGGCTCCGAGCCGATCACGTAGCGGACCCGGCGGCCGTGGACACGGCGGGCGGGCGCGCGGCAGCCACGCGGTCGGCAGCCCCTGGCCAGTGGGGCGTGCTTGGAGACGGGCGCTGCGGCGGTACGGAGCCGACCGCGGCGCCCCACCGCGACGTCCGCGGACACGACCGGGCCGCCCGGGGCGAGCCCCTGGGCGGTCGGCGTGGCGCGGCGCACGGTCATCGAGGGATCAGCCCCGGCCGTGGCGGAGGGCCGGGTGGGCGCCGGCGGCGACCAGGTCGGCGACGGCGGCCTTGGGGTCGCGGCCGGTGACGAGGGACTCGCCGACCAGGACCGCGTCGGCGCCGGCGTTGGCGTAGGCGATCAGGTCGTGCGGGCCGCGGACGCCGGACTCGGCGATCTTGACGATGTGCGCGGGGATCTCGGGGGCGACGCGCTCGAACGTGGTGCGGTCGACCTTGAGGGTCTTGAGGTCACGGGCGTTGACGCCGATGATCCGGGCACCCGCGTCGACGGCGCGCTCGACCTCCTCCTCGTCGTGGACCTCGACCAGCGGGGTCAGCCCGATGGACTCGGCACGCTCGATGAGGGAGACCAGCGCCTCCTGCTCCAGGGCGGAGACGATGAGGAGCGCGAGATCCGCTCCGTACGCCCGGGCCTCCCAGAGCTGGTACGCGGTGACGATGAAGTCCTTGCGCAGGACGGGGATGTCGACCCGGGCGCGCACGGCCTCCAGGTCGGCGAGGGAGCCGCCGAAACGGCGCTCCTCGGTCAGGACCGAGATGACGGCCGCGCCGCCCGCCTCGTAGTCGGCGGCGAGTCCGGCGGGGTCGGCGATCGCGGCGAGCGCGCCCTTGGACGGGCTGGAGCGCTTGACCTCGCAGATCACCTTGACGCCGTCGCCGCGCAGTGCGGCGACGCCGTCCTTGGCCTGCGGCGCCTTGGCGGCGCGCTCCTTGAGCTCGTCGAGGGTGACCCGCGCCTGCCGCTCTGCGAGGTCGGCGCGTACGCCTTCGATGATCTCGTCGAGCACACTCACGCGAGGGGCCCCCTTCCGGGACGGTGATGGTGATGAGGAACCAGGTTCAGCCACATCGATCCTATCCGCAGGACGGCTCCGGACTCACATCGGCCGGAGTGGCGTCCCACCTGCTGGGACTGGCGTTCGGGTTTGCCAGGAAGCGTGCGGCCCTCAGGGGGCCAGCACGGAGCCGAAGGGAAGGTTCCGGACCAGGGTGAAAAGGGCGAGGGCGATGCCGATCCCCCACCACCAGGCCGAGGAGACCGCGAGGCGCATGGGCTCCCCGCGGATGGCACGAATCAGCCACAGGACCATGAAGACGGCGAAGAGTCCGTAGCCGAGGACGGCGAAGGCGTTGGCGCCCAGAGCGGCCGGGAGGTCGCCGTGGGCGAAGGCGTGGGCGCTGCGGAGTCCGCCGCACCCGGGACAGTAGAGGCCGGTGAAGCGGAGCAGGGGGCAGACGGGGTAGTGCCCGGGTTCGTTGGGGTCGACCGCCCCGACGTAGGCGAAGGCGGCGGCGACCCCGGCGAGGGTCACGGCCGGCGCGAGCAGCCGCCGGGCGAGCGGTCGCGGCGGTACGGGGCGTACGCCGGCGGACATGTCAGGTGCGGCAGGTCCGGCGGATGCGGCAGGGGCGACGGGTACGGCCGGGGCGACGGCTCCCGCCGGCACGGGCGTGTCCGCGTGCGCGGGTTCACCCGGTCGGGCGAGGGAATCGTCGGTCTCGGCTTCGGCCGTCGGCTGCGGGTCCACCCGGTGATTCTCGCCCGTGACGCGCGAGAGCGCAGCCCGGCACGGCCGGACTGCGCTCTCGAGTGCGTCGTGTCGCGTCAGGAACGGGCCTGCGCGGTCGCGGTCGCGGTCTCGCGGGCGGCGATGACGGCCGCCGACTCCTTCGGCATGCCGAGGCCGGCCGCCTTCATCGCGCCGCCGACGATGCCGCCGAGGACGATGACACCCATGCCGGCCCAGAATCCGGCCTGGTTGGCGGCCACCATGAAGACCCCGGCGATGCAGAAGCCGATGAAGGAGATGATGACACCGGTCCAGGCGGCCGGGGTGTGTCCGTGGGCGCTGCCCGCCATGAGTTGCTCCTCGTTGCTGTTGCTCGATGGTGAGGTCTCGCGTGCGCGGACACTCGGTGCCCATTGTCCCGCACGCGGGCGCGCGAGGATGAATCGGGGGTGCCCGGACGATCACGCGTCGCGGTGGGCCCTCCGGTCGGTCCCCCGGGTCACTCGCCGCGCGTGGGGTCCTCGCCGCGGTCCAGGGCCTTCCAGAGGTCCTCGGGGCGGTCCGGGTCGGTCACCGGGGCCTTTCGCGCGGCGCGCGGGGTTCCGGACCGCTCGTAGCGGCCGCCCATCGCCGGCCAGTTCTTGCCGAAGCGCAGGGCGAAGAGGCCGGCCAGCAGGATGAGGACGGCGCCGGCGGCGGTGACGTAGGGCCAGGCGGTGTGGGTCAGACCGGCCACGGCGGCGGCGGTGTCGCCACTGATCCGGGCGGCCTCCGCGTTCAGGGCGGAGCTGTCGGAGGCGCCGAGGAACGCGGCGAGCGCGGCGCCCGCGCCGCTCAGCGCGAGGAGCGCGGCGACCAGGGTGCGGCCGGTGCGACGGACCGCGAAGACCGCGAAGAGCGCGGCGAGACCGACGATCGCGAGGGCGGTCGGCACACCGGTGACGGCGCCGCCGTCGGCCACGACGGGGACGGTGCCGCCGCCGACGGACGCGGTGCCCTCCGCCCAGATCTGGCCGGCCGAGAGCAGGACGACGGTGGCGCCGAGGGCGCCGAGGAGGAGGGCCGCGGCCAGGCTGCGGCGGCCGCCGGTGGGGACGGCCACGCGGGCGGCCCGGGGCTGGGGTACGGGTACGGCACTCACGTACCCCACTATCCCCTACGGACTCAGGACCTGTTCATCCGGTTGGCGGTGTGGACGGCTCGGAGGACGGCCGCGGCCTTGTTGCGGCACTCGTTGTCCTCGGCGACCGGGTCGGAGTCGGCGACGACACCCGCTCCGGCCTGCACGTACGCGGTGCCGTCGCGGAGGAGGGCGGTGCGGATGGCGATGGCCGTGTCGGCGTCTCCGGCGAAATCGAGATAACCGACACATCCGCCGTACAGGCCGCGCCGGGAGGGTTCGAGCTCCTCGATGATCTGCATCGCGCGGGGCTTGGGAGCGCCGGAGAGGGTGCCGGCCGGGAAGCAGGCGGTGAGGACGTCGAAGGCGGTCCGGCCCTCGGCGACCCTGCCGGTCACGGTGGAGACGATGTGCATGACGTGCGAGTAGCGCTCGACGGACATGAAGTCGACGACCTCGACCGAGCCGGGCGCGCAGACCCGGCCGAGGTCGTTGCGGCCGAGGTCGACGAGCATGAGGTGCTCGGCGCGCTCCTTGGGGTCGGCGAGCAGCTCCTCGGCGAGGTCGTGGTCCTCCTGCGGGGTGGCGCCGCGGTGCCGGGTGCCGGCGATGGGGTGGAGCAGCGCGTGCCCGTCCTCGACCTTGACGAGGGCCTCGGGGCTGGAGCCGACGACGTCGAAGCCGTTCTCGAAGCGGAAGAGGTACATGTACGGGGACGGGTTGGTGGCCCGCAGGACCCGGTAGACGTCGAGCGCGGAGGTCGTGCAGGGGGTCTCGAAGCGCTGGGAGGGCACCACCTGGAAGGCCTCGCCGGCCCGGATGCGCTCCTTCACGTCCTCGACGGCGTCCTGGTAGGCCCGGCCGCCCCAGAGGGCGGAGAACTCGGGGAGCTCGGAGGCGGGGAGGGCGGCGGGAACGGTGGCGACCGGGCGGGCCAGGTCGGCCTCCATGGCGTCGAGGCGGGCGACGGCGTGCGCG
Above is a genomic segment from Streptomyces sp. NBC_00094 containing:
- a CDS encoding thioredoxin domain-containing protein — translated: MSEKNRGDGNRSARERLQQQRERDKAREKQRRVLIVSAAVVGVLGLAAVVGVIAANSGDDGGSDKAGPVVAPTGSIEGDKPAIPTGTSDAPSTLAIWEDFRCPACAQFENVMRDAIHELEASGALKTEYHLATLIDGNMGGSGSLRAANAAACAQDAGKFTAYHDTLYINQPPETDDAFGNNAKLLELAAKVPGLDTPAFRSCVEDGTHDSWVGKSNEAFQSGGFRGTPSVLLNGESIFPTKGDEQISPENLKKWVAEANKGKKAGTASPSAPSAG
- the trpA gene encoding tryptophan synthase subunit alpha, which translates into the protein MTNGNIQLLGDTLAKAKAEDRAALIAYLPAGFPTVDGGIAAIKAAFDGGADVVEVGLPHSDPVLDGPVIQTADDIALRGGVKIADVMRTVKEAHEATGKPVLVMTYWNPIDRYGVERFTEELAAAGGAGCILPDLPVQESALWREHADKHGLATVFVVAPSSKDARLATITAAGSGFVYAASLMGVTGTRASVGEQAADLVRRTRATSELPVCVGLGVSNATQAKEVAGFADGVIVGSAFVQRILDADGDEAAGLAAVRELAAELAAGVRRVS
- the trpB gene encoding tryptophan synthase subunit beta codes for the protein MSSEFFIPDPEGQVPTAEGYFGAYGGKFIPEALVAAVDEVAVEYDKAKSDPEFARELNDLMVNYTGRPSALTEVPRFAEHAGGARIFLKREDLNHTGSHKINNVLGQALLTKRMGKTRVIAETGAGQHGVATATACALFGLDCTIYMGEIDTQRQALNVARMRMLGAEVVAVKSGSRTLKDAINEAFRDWVANVDRTHYLFGTVAGPHPFPAMVRDFHRVIGVEARRQILERAGRLPDAAIACVGGGSNAIGLFHAFVPDADVRLIGCEPAGHGVETGEHAATLTAGEPGILHGSRSYVLQDEEGQITEPYSISAGLDYPGIGPEHAYLKDSGRGEYRAVTDDAAMQALRLLSRTEGIIPAIESAHALAGAIEVGKELGKDALLLVNLSGRGDKDMDTAARYFGLYDGEGSK
- the trpM gene encoding tryptophan biosynthesis modulator TrpM, whose product is MGRRGRLRTAAAPVSKHAPLARGCRPRGCRAPARRVHGRRVRYVIGSEPGQVNGMRWRPRPARTFTYDA
- the trpC gene encoding indole-3-glycerol phosphate synthase TrpC; the encoded protein is MSVLDEIIEGVRADLAERQARVTLDELKERAAKAPQAKDGVAALRGDGVKVICEVKRSSPSKGALAAIADPAGLAADYEAGGAAVISVLTEERRFGGSLADLEAVRARVDIPVLRKDFIVTAYQLWEARAYGADLALLIVSALEQEALVSLIERAESIGLTPLVEVHDEEEVERAVDAGARIIGVNARDLKTLKVDRTTFERVAPEIPAHIVKIAESGVRGPHDLIAYANAGADAVLVGESLVTGRDPKAAVADLVAAGAHPALRHGRG
- a CDS encoding DUF2752 domain-containing protein codes for the protein MSAGVRPVPPRPLARRLLAPAVTLAGVAAAFAYVGAVDPNEPGHYPVCPLLRFTGLYCPGCGGLRSAHAFAHGDLPAALGANAFAVLGYGLFAVFMVLWLIRAIRGEPMRLAVSSAWWWGIGIALALFTLVRNLPFGSVLAP
- a CDS encoding HGxxPAAW family protein, which translates into the protein MAGSAHGHTPAAWTGVIISFIGFCIAGVFMVAANQAGFWAGMGVIVLGGIVGGAMKAAGLGMPKESAAVIAARETATATAQARS
- a CDS encoding TIGR02234 family membrane protein, whose product is MGYVSAVPVPQPRAARVAVPTGGRRSLAAALLLGALGATVVLLSAGQIWAEGTASVGGGTVPVVADGGAVTGVPTALAIVGLAALFAVFAVRRTGRTLVAALLALSGAGAALAAFLGASDSSALNAEAARISGDTAAAVAGLTHTAWPYVTAAGAVLILLAGLFALRFGKNWPAMGGRYERSGTPRAARKAPVTDPDRPEDLWKALDRGEDPTRGE